Below is a genomic region from Geoglobus acetivorans.
CTGCATGGACGACCATATCGGCAGCGTCAAATAAACCGATCAGCGAATCCGGAAGGTCCCGGAAATTCTCAGCATGCGTATCCGAGACTGCAACAATTCGCATCACTCATCTCTCCCGTGTTTCAGTTCAGGCTCATTCGCAAACCAGATTACTCTCTGAGGGAACGGAATTTCAATACCATTCCTCTCCAGCTCCTCCTTAATTCTGCTCAGCAGGGCCATCTTCACATCATACCACACCTGCACGGGAGACCATATCCTCACGACGATGTTCACTGAGCTATCACCGAGATCGTTCACAAATACCGCCGGTGCCGGATTTTTAAGAGCGAATGGTTCCTTTTCTATGACTCCCTTTATTATTTCCACAGCCCGGTCAATATCATCCGAATACCTTATCCCTATGACGTACTCGAACCTTCTCGCCACATTTCCGGTGAGGTTCGTTATTTCACTTGTGAAGAGAGTATTGTTGGGTATCCGGACATAAAGCCCGTCATACGTTCTGACGATTGTTGACATTATCCCAATATCTTCCACATAACCCGATATGCCTGCAACGCTGATCTGGTCCCCAATTTTCACGGGCTTCTCCCACAGGATGAAGATGCCTGAGATGAAGTTGGACACCACACTCTGGCTTGCGAAACCGAGAACTATACCGGTAATCCCACCTGCAACAAGAAGTCCTGATGGATTCAGACCCAGAAACGGCAGAGCCGTGAGAAACGCAACAAGAACTATGATGTAGTAAACCACCTTTAATATAAGCTCCCTCTGATTTTTCTCAATCCTGTCGCCAAGCGTCCTCCTCAGATTGGTGGTAAGCACTTTTGCCAGAAAAACACCGAACGAGATTATGAATATGGCAATCAGGAAATTCCCGATGGTTACATCGCCGTATATTTTGACACCGAGCAGGTCTATCATACGCCCCACTCCATGAAAAATCTCTTGGTAACCACAGGCACTTTTCTCGGCGTGAACACTTCCACGCTCTTCCTCATACCATCCCTCATCGTGTCCATCAGGAACTTCGTTTCGGCAGAGGCCTTCGAGAGAATCTCCATCTCGGCATTTGAGAACACCATCTCGTCGCTGTAGTAAATCTTCATGAGATAGACGTTGAATACCGCACGGCTCACCTCAACCCATTCGCCGAAGTTGTTCCTTATCGATATCCTCATGACCCCCTCTTCAAGCGGATTCCGTTCCGGCAGGTTGGTGAACAGTTCACTCTCCCAGTACCTGCACACCACCCCGTTTCTCGGGTCTCCGTAAAGACTGTACTTCAGACTGACATTGGAGAAAACATCAATCAGCTCGATATCACCCTTTCCAGTTGTGAAAACCCCAATTTCCACAGGAAAAGTCGTGAAAAAAGTTTTCCTGTGGCCCGGTTCGATTAAAAGCGTATTTCTGAAATTTATTTCAAGATAATTGGTAACGTTTTTAGGGAGATTCACGGGTTCCACCGGATTCACTGCAATTTTACCCTCCCTCGATGCGAGAACCTTTTCCACCCGGCCGTCATCAGATTCCCTGATGTACCTGAAAACCTCTGACTCCTTTTCGATCCTGAGTGTGTGCCTTCCAAACTTCAGTTCCATTTCCTGCAGGGGATACACCCCGTAACCCACCTTCATCTTCTCAGAACCCCACGCCGACAAAATACACAAAAACCAGCAGTGCAGAAACCACCATGAAAATTGAGTGCTTTATTCCAGACCTCAAGCTTCCTGACCCCATGACTCCGGCAACAAGTCCACTGAAAAGCCCGTTAAGGAGGCTTGCGTGGTAGAAGAGAGTTGTGGTTTCAGAGACGTTAAGGGAGGCAAAGTAAACTCCTGAAACAGACTGGGGAACCGAGATATTCGAGAAAACCTTGATGAAATTCTGGTTGAGTATCACAATCGTGAACAGGAAGACATAGAAGGTGACGTAGACTATAACGGTGTAGACAAACATCTCGTTCGCAACCCTCTTTCTGAATTCAAGGAACATCTCCGCATCCGTTGCTGCGGTGAAAATGGCAGCCTTTACATTGTCCGTGGCTTCAAGCGCTTTCACGAGGATGGATATGACCTTCCCCACGACCGGGCTGCCCACCCTCTCTTCAAACCTCAGAAAGGCTTCGGTGGCGAGCCTTCCCCACTCTATGTCCTTCCTTATGTTGGATATCTCCCTCGTCAGGGCCCCGAGGTCAGACATGGAGAGGACCTTGAGGGCGTTCACAAGTGTTAGACCGCTTTCGTTAAGACTGCCCAGCTGCTTCAGAAGATCCGGCAGTTCATTTTCCATTTTTCTGAGTTTTACAATCCTGATTTCATAAAGTATCGTATATGGTATTGCCACAATCAGAAGCACGGCCACAAGAAGGGTTTCTATTCTCAATTTACCGAATGCAATCGCAGAAAACAGCAGTGCCGCCGGAATGGTTGCTGCAAGAGTGTAATGGGGGTTTCTCAGAATTAGGTCGATATTGAAAATCTTTTTCAGATCAGACTTCAGCCTCTTCAGCAACCTTGCCAGCCTGCCCTTTGACCGGTATCCTGAGACTCTGTCCACAGAGATTATCTTTGCCCCGATGAAGAGGGGAGTCGCTACCCTCTCGACCCATCCTCCCTCCTCACGCTTCATCATGGAGTTTATGAGCCAGATGAACATGACCGCACCGATGGGTATGTAGCCATACACAATCAGCTTCGAAAAAGACGATTCCGCTCCACCCATCATACCCAGAAGTATGAACACGATCAGCGAGAACAGGGGGGCAACAACGAACATGGCCACATACACTTCCCCGAAAATTTCAAGCGTGTTGATGAATATCTCGTAGTATCTCTCCCTTTCCTCAATGAAGTGGGATGATTTGAACTCGAGGAACTCACTGACCTTCCCGCCACCCTCAACAACGCCAATCATGTCCTCAAGAAACTCGGAGAGTTTCGAGGATGGTGTGGTGTTGGAAACAAACCTCATTGCAGATATGAGATCCCTGTGAAAAACGCTCACCTCCCTGTAGATTATCGAGAACTCCTTTCCCACTTCTCCGGTTATCGATCTTTCCTCAGCAATTGTCTTTATGATCTCGAGCAGCGAAGCCCCTCCCTTGGACATTCCCAGCATTATGTTCACAACATGGGGGAGGGTTGATTCTATCTTGGACCTTCTCTGTACCAGAATGAGTCTCGGGTAATACAGAATGGCGAGCCGGGATAGTATGAAGAGAAGCGCTGTCATGGCTGTCAGCACGATAAGTTCGAACACGAAAACATCCGGTTTCTGAAATGAAAGCCTGATGGGTATTTCACGGTAGCTGACGATGTCAACCGGGAGAAATGACAGGCCACCGGTGTAGCTGGCGTAATAATAACCGAGAACCTTGGCCACCGAGTAGGAGAACATTATGTACAGCGGGAGAAAGACGAGAGGATAAAATGTGGCTATCGCAAGATATCTCGGGACGGTCACGGGCAATCTCGAGGAAACCAGTGTCTTTTCAAGATTGTGATATCTATCCCTGTCCCTCTCATACCTCTTCCTGAAATACCTGACAAATGGTCTGGGAGCGTAAACTGCAAATTTTTCCCTGAAAGTGTCCTCAGAGTTGGATCGCCTGTCCTGCATCAGTGTCATGGGCCTCTACCTCTCTATATATCATTTCGAACGGCTGGCCTGGGTTGAGATAGTACGCTTGGAACATGTGGGTCAGCTTGATGTAGTCCCTGACGTTATTTTTATCGAGGAACTTCAAAAATTCCGCCCTTCTCTTCAGCTCTTCCTGCACCTCATCATAGCTTTCACCCCTTATCATCGCAATTTTCTCCAGCTTCTTTGAGGGGTTTATGAGGTAATAGGCATCATCGTAAGACGACCAGCGGACGAATTCATTGATGAGAAGCTCCTTCTCATTCGGATCTATTCCGAGGAACTCGTAAATTGCTTTCGCTCTCCTTCTTCTAACACTCTCCTTCGTCCACTGGGTCTGAACCACCACTATGTCGAGGAACTGTA
It encodes:
- a CDS encoding DUF432 domain-containing protein; translated protein: MKVGYGVYPLQEMELKFGRHTLRIEKESEVFRYIRESDDGRVEKVLASREGKIAVNPVEPVNLPKNVTNYLEINFRNTLLIEPGHRKTFFTTFPVEIGVFTTGKGDIELIDVFSNVSLKYSLYGDPRNGVVCRYWESELFTNLPERNPLEEGVMRISIRNNFGEWVEVSRAVFNVYLMKIYYSDEMVFSNAEMEILSKASAETKFLMDTMRDGMRKSVEVFTPRKVPVVTKRFFMEWGV
- a CDS encoding type II secretion system F family protein — encoded protein: MTLMQDRRSNSEDTFREKFAVYAPRPFVRYFRKRYERDRDRYHNLEKTLVSSRLPVTVPRYLAIATFYPLVFLPLYIMFSYSVAKVLGYYYASYTGGLSFLPVDIVSYREIPIRLSFQKPDVFVFELIVLTAMTALLFILSRLAILYYPRLILVQRRSKIESTLPHVVNIMLGMSKGGASLLEIIKTIAEERSITGEVGKEFSIIYREVSVFHRDLISAMRFVSNTTPSSKLSEFLEDMIGVVEGGGKVSEFLEFKSSHFIEERERYYEIFINTLEIFGEVYVAMFVVAPLFSLIVFILLGMMGGAESSFSKLIVYGYIPIGAVMFIWLINSMMKREEGGWVERVATPLFIGAKIISVDRVSGYRSKGRLARLLKRLKSDLKKIFNIDLILRNPHYTLAATIPAALLFSAIAFGKLRIETLLVAVLLIVAIPYTILYEIRIVKLRKMENELPDLLKQLGSLNESGLTLVNALKVLSMSDLGALTREISNIRKDIEWGRLATEAFLRFEERVGSPVVGKVISILVKALEATDNVKAAIFTAATDAEMFLEFRKRVANEMFVYTVIVYVTFYVFLFTIVILNQNFIKVFSNISVPQSVSGVYFASLNVSETTTLFYHASLLNGLFSGLVAGVMGSGSLRSGIKHSIFMVVSALLVFVYFVGVGF
- a CDS encoding mechanosensitive ion channel family protein — translated: MIDLLGVKIYGDVTIGNFLIAIFIISFGVFLAKVLTTNLRRTLGDRIEKNQRELILKVVYYIIVLVAFLTALPFLGLNPSGLLVAGGITGIVLGFASQSVVSNFISGIFILWEKPVKIGDQISVAGISGYVEDIGIMSTIVRTYDGLYVRIPNNTLFTSEITNLTGNVARRFEYVIGIRYSDDIDRAVEIIKGVIEKEPFALKNPAPAVFVNDLGDSSVNIVVRIWSPVQVWYDVKMALLSRIKEELERNGIEIPFPQRVIWFANEPELKHGRDE